From Coffea arabica cultivar ET-39 chromosome 2e, Coffea Arabica ET-39 HiFi, whole genome shotgun sequence, the proteins below share one genomic window:
- the LOC113732874 gene encoding transcription factor bHLH25: MESAELANKSEFLAEGEGSSDEMGSTSDQRPLPQIEAKVCDNKVLLRLHCENQRGVLIKILSEVEKLNLAVSNTNVSQFGKNRALDITIIAEMEKEFNLTIKELVRNLQSALQLVN, translated from the exons ATGGAATCTGCAGAGCTTGCGAACAAGTCAGAATTTCTAGCTGAAGGTGAGGGATCTTCAGATGAGATGGGCAGCACCAGTGATCAGCGGCCACTACCACAAATTGAAGCCAAAGTTTGTGATAACAAAGTTCTTCTGAGACTTCACTGTGAAAATCAACGAGGAGTGCTGATCAAAATACTCTCTGAAGTAGAAAAGCTCAATCTTGCTGTTTCTAACACTAATGTCTCACAATTTGGAAAAAATCGGGCTCTTGATATAACTATTATTGCGGAG ATGGAGAAAGAATTCAACCTGACAATCAAAGAACTGGTTAGAAATCTTCAATCAGCTCTTCAGCTTGTGAACTAA
- the LOC140037051 gene encoding transcription factor bHLH18-like isoform X1: MDVFDEELSAAAVRYFQYSLVFKRQFIFLHLFLYLSSVSKRQFILLQIFGSLSSVMVAHLFVPERPAKQHKPNGYNLSSIHNVPNFDQASSCPLILTFGNPNMLGINPQQVSLGTLNPEDDAVSEVLTSQGSFVKLDEATNTTVQTKAKKPGGRTRLRTQNYDHVVAERKRNELFSQSFMALSTMVPGLKKMHKTFILEERAKKLEEQTMEPAVLVKKPQLLVENEGYLDDMAGPDEQPRIEI, translated from the exons ATGGACGTCTTTGATGAAGAGTTATCTGCCGCAGCTGTCCGTTACTTTCAATATTCTCTTGTCTTCAAAAGGCAATTCATCTTTCTCCACCTATTTCTATATCTTAGTTCTGTATCCAAAAGGCAATTCATCCTTCTCCAGATTTTCGGATCTCTTAGTTCAGTGATGGTAGCTCATCTATTTGTTCCTGAAAGACCAGCCAAACAGCACAAGCCTAATGGCTATAACTTGTCAAGCATCCACAATGTGccaaattttgatcaagcttctTCTTGTCCACTGATTCTCACTTTTGGGAATCCAAATATGCTAGGAATAAATCCTCAACAAGTGAGTCTAGGAACATTGAACCCTGAGGATGATGCAGTGTCTGAGGTTTTGACATCCCAAGGTTCATTTGTAAAACTTGATGAGGCCACTAATACTACTGTCCAAACAAAAGCAAAGAAACCTGGCGGTCGTACAAGGTTACGAACCCAAAACTATGATCACGTGGTAGCAGAAAGAAAGCGAAACGAGCTGTTCAGCCAGAGTTTCATGGCTCTTTCCACCATGGTTCCTGGTCTCAAGAAG ATGCATAAAACTTTCATTCTTGAGGAGAGAGCAAAGAAGCTGGAGGAACAAACCATGGAACCAGCGGTGCTTGTGAAGAAACCACAACTCTTAGTTGAAAATGAAGGTTATTTAGATGATATGGCTGGCCCTGATGAGCAGCCACGGATTGAAATTTAG
- the LOC113732873 gene encoding transcription factor bHLH25: MDFFDEELSAALGEDLQNTLSQEDNTYSSQEVPFPHWGFPEINLKNTYSSTLIPRNSSATNLSALSAMEAPLVSTEIPTKQQNSKSSTSSINLNQPFCSPMILTFGNCQEVTLGSFSPEGDTMSEVLLSQESHMNLKDAIIKDTQKKKKKKTARRVRPASQTYDHIVAERKRREQISQRFVALSALVPGLKKMDKNSVLGDAINYLKHLQERVQTLEEQAANQRRESSVLMRRSQLLIEDEGSSDEMGCPDEQILPEIEAKVCNKNILLRIHCKNHRGLLVKILSEIEKRNLSVVNTNVAPFGSLALDISIIAEMDKEFNLTMQELMRRLRSALRQVQQSD, from the exons ATGGACTTTTTCGATGAAGAGTTATCTGCTGCACTAGGAGAAGATTTGCAAAACACTTTGTCCCAAGAAGACAATACATATTCCTCCCAGGAAGTTCCATTTCCCCATTGGGGGTTTCCTGAAATTAACCTTAAAAATACATATTCCTCCACCTTAATTCCAAGAAATAGTTCCGCAACCAATTTATCTGCACTTTCAGCCATGGAAGCTCCTCTAGTTAGTACTGAAATACCAACAAAGCAGCAAAATTCTAAGAGCTCTACTTCGTCCATTAATCTTAATCAACCTTTCTGCTCCCCTATGATTctaacttttggaaattgtcAAGAAGTAACACTAGGAAGTTTTAGTCCCGAGGGTGATACAATGTCTGAGGTTTTATTATCCCAAGAATCCCATATGAATCTTAAGGATGCAATTATTAAagatactcaaaagaaaaagaaaaagaaaactgccCGTCGCGTGAGGCCAGCATCGCAAACTTATGATCACATAGTAGCTGAAAGAAAGCGAAGGGAGCAGATCAGCCAGCGTTTTGTGGCTCTCTCAGCCTTAGTCCCTGGCCTGAAGAAG ATGGATAAAAATTCTGTTCTTGGAGATGCAATCAACTACTTAAAACATCTTCAGGAGCGAGTGCAGACGCTCGAGGAACAAGCTGCCAACCAACGCAGGGAATCTTCCGTGCTTATGAGGCGATCACAGCTCTTAATCGAAGATGAAGGATCATCAGATGAGATGGGCTGCCCCGATGAGCAGATTCTCCCTGAAATTGAAGCTAAAGTATGCAATAAGAATATTCTTCTGCGAATCCACTGCAAAAATCACAGAGGGTTGCTGGTAAAAATACTGTCTGAAATTGAAAAGCGCAATCTCTCTGTTGTCAATACAAATGTTGCACCTTTTGGAAGTTTGGCTCTTGATATTTCCATTATTGCTGAG atGGACAAAGAATTCAACCTGACAATGCAGGAACTAATGAGAAGGCTTCGATCTGCTCTCCGGCAAGTTCAACAGTCTGATTGA
- the LOC140037051 gene encoding transcription factor bHLH18-like isoform X2, translated as MDVFDEELSAAAVRYFQYSLVFKRQFIFLHLFLYLSSVSKRQFILLQIFGSLSSVMVAHLFVPERPAKQHKPNGYNLSSIHNVPNFDQASSCPLILTFGNPNMLGINPQQVSLGTLNPEDDAVSEVLTSQGSFVKLDEATNTTVQTKAKKPGGRTRLRTQNYDHVVAERKRNELFSQSFMALSTMVPGLKKMEKEFNLIIMEAVGKSCVCSSISPERQAGCLVLSFEGNCFKMP; from the exons ATGGACGTCTTTGATGAAGAGTTATCTGCCGCAGCTGTCCGTTACTTTCAATATTCTCTTGTCTTCAAAAGGCAATTCATCTTTCTCCACCTATTTCTATATCTTAGTTCTGTATCCAAAAGGCAATTCATCCTTCTCCAGATTTTCGGATCTCTTAGTTCAGTGATGGTAGCTCATCTATTTGTTCCTGAAAGACCAGCCAAACAGCACAAGCCTAATGGCTATAACTTGTCAAGCATCCACAATGTGccaaattttgatcaagcttctTCTTGTCCACTGATTCTCACTTTTGGGAATCCAAATATGCTAGGAATAAATCCTCAACAAGTGAGTCTAGGAACATTGAACCCTGAGGATGATGCAGTGTCTGAGGTTTTGACATCCCAAGGTTCATTTGTAAAACTTGATGAGGCCACTAATACTACTGTCCAAACAAAAGCAAAGAAACCTGGCGGTCGTACAAGGTTACGAACCCAAAACTATGATCACGTGGTAGCAGAAAGAAAGCGAAACGAGCTGTTCAGCCAGAGTTTCATGGCTCTTTCCACCATGGTTCCTGGTCTCAAGAAG ATGGAAAAAGAATTCAACCTGATAATCATGGAAGCAGTTGGGAAGTCTTGTGTCTGTTCATCAATATCACCAGAGAGGCAAGCAGGCTGCTTAGTGCTGAGTTTTGAGGGAAATTGTTTCAAAATGCCTTGA